The following proteins come from a genomic window of Ferrovibrio sp. MS7:
- a CDS encoding 2-hydroxychromene-2-carboxylate isomerase: protein MKQVEFLFDYGSPTCYLAYTQLPVLAAKYNAEILWKPILLGGVHKATGNRSPVEVPAKGLWMFQDLQRFAKRYGVPFKMNTHFPINTLLLMRGAVAMQREGRLLPYSDAIFKAMWVDGLNLNDPQVIGGVLHKAGFDPQALLSAANDEAVKQQLKSETEAAVARGVFGAPVFFVGEAMFFGQDRLDFVAEELAAA, encoded by the coding sequence ATGAAGCAAGTGGAATTCCTGTTCGATTATGGCAGCCCGACCTGCTATCTCGCCTATACGCAATTGCCGGTGCTGGCGGCCAAGTACAATGCCGAGATCCTGTGGAAGCCGATCCTGCTTGGCGGCGTGCACAAGGCCACCGGCAACCGCTCGCCGGTGGAAGTGCCGGCCAAGGGCCTATGGATGTTCCAGGACCTGCAGCGTTTCGCCAAACGCTATGGCGTGCCCTTCAAGATGAATACGCATTTCCCGATCAACACCCTGCTGCTGATGCGCGGCGCCGTGGCGATGCAGCGCGAGGGCCGCCTGCTGCCCTATAGCGACGCCATCTTCAAGGCGATGTGGGTGGATGGCCTGAATCTCAATGACCCCCAGGTGATCGGCGGCGTGCTGCACAAGGCCGGCTTCGATCCGCAGGCCTTGCTGAGCGCAGCGAATGACGAGGCGGTGAAGCAGCAGCTTAAATCCGAGACCGAGGCGGCGGTGGCGCGCGGCGTGTTCGGCGCCCCGGTTTTCTTCGTCGGCGAGGCGATGTTCTTCGGCCAGGACCGGCTGGATTTCGTTGCCGAGGAGCTGGCGGCAGCTTGA
- a CDS encoding MFS transporter yields the protein MTESKPAGKPSSQRLLWTLCIAEVLSMAGFSAFPALQPHLSAAWQLSAAEAGWINGLYFAGYTLAVPFLVAFTDRSDPRQVMLVGLVLAVVGNLGFALLAEGFVSAALLRFIAGAALAGTYMPGLVLLTDHVQGPMQSRSVAFYTSTFGIGSAGSFLVAGELGELFPWPVAFAAAGLLAALGLLLVLFGLPRRPLEQRPLVPVPLRRVLDFRPVFANGNAMRYVLGYTLHCWELFTVRSWIVAFLAAREAAGADALWRPSTVAMIVVLVGVPGSILGNELALRVGRVRAIVGVAIVTACLAALVGWSGAWPAWLLGSALVVYKFMIMADSGALTAGAVAAAEPERRGATMAVHSTLGFLGAFLGPVVFGLTLDGLGGAREPMAWGIAFTSLAAIGLLSPLVLLTLGRTRP from the coding sequence ATGACCGAGTCAAAGCCCGCCGGGAAGCCTTCCAGCCAACGCCTGCTCTGGACGCTCTGCATCGCCGAGGTGCTGAGCATGGCCGGCTTCTCGGCCTTTCCCGCCTTGCAGCCTCATTTAAGCGCCGCCTGGCAGTTGAGCGCGGCGGAGGCCGGCTGGATCAACGGCCTGTATTTCGCCGGCTACACCCTGGCGGTGCCGTTCCTGGTCGCCTTCACCGATCGCAGCGACCCGCGCCAGGTAATGCTGGTGGGCCTGGTGCTGGCGGTGGTGGGCAATCTCGGCTTCGCGCTTCTAGCCGAGGGCTTTGTCAGCGCCGCCTTGCTGCGCTTCATTGCCGGTGCGGCTTTGGCCGGCACCTATATGCCCGGCTTGGTGCTGCTCACCGATCATGTGCAGGGCCCGATGCAGTCGCGCTCTGTGGCCTTCTACACCTCCACCTTCGGCATCGGCAGCGCCGGCTCCTTCCTGGTGGCCGGCGAACTAGGCGAATTGTTCCCCTGGCCGGTGGCTTTCGCCGCTGCCGGCCTGTTGGCCGCGCTGGGCCTGCTGCTGGTGCTGTTCGGCCTGCCGCGGCGTCCGCTTGAGCAACGCCCGCTGGTTCCGGTGCCGCTGCGCCGCGTGCTGGATTTCCGGCCCGTCTTCGCCAATGGCAATGCCATGCGCTATGTGCTCGGCTACACGCTGCATTGCTGGGAATTGTTCACCGTGCGCTCCTGGATCGTCGCCTTCCTGGCGGCACGCGAAGCGGCAGGTGCCGATGCGTTGTGGCGGCCCTCCACTGTCGCGATGATCGTGGTGTTGGTCGGCGTGCCGGGCAGTATCCTGGGCAATGAACTGGCGCTGCGGGTCGGCCGCGTGCGCGCCATTGTCGGTGTGGCCATTGTCACCGCCTGCCTCGCCGCCCTGGTCGGCTGGTCCGGTGCCTGGCCGGCCTGGCTGCTGGGCAGTGCGTTGGTGGTCTACAAATTCATGATCATGGCCGATTCCGGGGCGCTGACCGCCGGGGCGGTGGCGGCTGCAGAGCCGGAGCGCCGGGGTGCCACCATGGCAGTGCATTCCACGCTCGGGTTCCTTGGCGCCTTCCTCGGGCCGGTTGTATTCGGCCTCACCCTGGATGGCTTAGGGGGAGCCAGGGAACCGATGGCCTGGGGCATTGCCTTCACATCCCTGGCTGCCATCGGCTTGCTGTCGCCGCTGGTCCTGCTTACCCTGGGGCGTACCCGCCCCTGA
- a CDS encoding DHA2 family efflux MFS transporter permease subunit: MLIPLIVACALFMENLDSTVLATSLPAIAHAFGESPLKLNLAITSYLFALAVFIPISGWMADRFGTRTVFRAAIIVFTFGSILCGISESFWELVGARVLQGMGGAMMAPVGRLLVIRSTSKSELVRAMAFLMLPALLGPVIGPPLGGFLTTYLSWRWIFWINVPIGIIGVILVSIYIPNTRAASVPPLDYSGFLLSSLSLLGLVFGFETIGRDLMPAWISSGLMVGGAIGLWLYLRHARRTEYPVLDFRLLQVQTFRVSVTAGTLFRIGVGAIPFLLPLMLQVGFGLSAFQSGMLTFASAVGALAMKTTAAPILRRFGFRRVLLANAVISGSFIAILGFFRPDWPAWVILGLLLVGGFFRSLQFTAMNTIVYADIPPERMSAATSFYAMAQQVTLSAGVAVGAMVLHITATLAGDRALVPGDFTPAFVAVGLAAMCSVLLLRPLPKNAGEELSGHRLPPPK, encoded by the coding sequence ATGCTTATCCCGCTCATCGTCGCCTGTGCGCTGTTCATGGAGAATCTCGACTCCACGGTGCTGGCCACGTCGCTGCCCGCCATCGCCCATGCCTTCGGCGAGAGTCCGCTGAAGCTCAACCTGGCGATCACCTCCTATCTTTTCGCGCTCGCCGTCTTTATCCCGATCAGCGGCTGGATGGCCGACCGCTTCGGCACCCGCACGGTATTCCGCGCCGCCATCATCGTCTTCACCTTCGGTTCGATCCTTTGCGGCATCAGCGAATCCTTCTGGGAGTTGGTCGGTGCCCGCGTGCTGCAGGGCATGGGCGGCGCCATGATGGCGCCGGTAGGCCGCCTGCTGGTGATCCGCTCCACCAGCAAGTCCGAACTGGTGCGCGCCATGGCTTTCCTGATGCTGCCGGCGTTGCTTGGGCCAGTGATAGGGCCGCCGCTCGGCGGTTTCCTCACCACCTACCTCTCCTGGCGCTGGATCTTCTGGATCAATGTGCCGATCGGCATTATCGGTGTCATCCTGGTCAGCATCTATATCCCGAATACCCGCGCCGCCTCGGTGCCGCCGCTGGATTACAGCGGCTTCCTGCTTTCGAGCCTCAGCCTGCTCGGCCTGGTCTTCGGCTTCGAGACCATTGGCCGTGACCTGATGCCGGCCTGGATTTCATCAGGGTTGATGGTGGGTGGCGCCATCGGCCTGTGGCTTTACTTGCGCCATGCCCGCCGCACCGAATATCCGGTGCTGGATTTCCGGCTGCTGCAGGTGCAGACCTTCCGCGTCAGCGTCACCGCCGGCACGTTGTTCCGCATCGGCGTCGGCGCCATACCCTTCCTGCTGCCGCTGATGCTGCAGGTCGGCTTCGGCCTCTCGGCCTTCCAGTCTGGCATGCTCACCTTCGCCAGCGCCGTCGGCGCATTGGCGATGAAAACCACCGCCGCGCCGATTCTGCGCCGCTTCGGCTTCCGCCGCGTGTTGCTGGCCAATGCCGTGATCAGCGGCAGCTTCATCGCTATCCTCGGCTTCTTCCGGCCGGACTGGCCGGCCTGGGTGATCCTCGGGCTGTTGCTGGTCGGCGGCTTTTTCCGCTCGCTGCAATTCACCGCCATGAACACCATTGTCTATGCCGATATACCGCCTGAGCGGATGAGTGCGGCCACCAGCTTCTACGCCATGGCGCAGCAGGTTACACTCAGTGCCGGCGTCGCGGTCGGCGCCATGGTGCTGCATATTACCGCCACGCTGGCCGGCGACCGTGCCCTGGTGCCGGGCGATTTCACCCCGGCCTTTGTTGCCGTCGGCCTCGCTGCCATGTGTTCGGTG